In Camelus bactrianus isolate YW-2024 breed Bactrian camel chromosome 18, ASM4877302v1, whole genome shotgun sequence, one DNA window encodes the following:
- the MICALL2 gene encoding MICAL-like protein 2 isoform X2 — protein MAAIKALQQWCRQQCEGYRDVSITNMTTSFRDGLAFCAILHRHRPDLINFDALRKENIFENNQLAFRVAEEQLGIPALLDAEDMVALKVPDRLSILTYVSQYYNYFHGRSPIGGMAGVKRRPSDSSEDPSGKKAWSPPARPTPTPTRGQPLSPVSTNPTVPQKDGGTEGPPLKAGQASAVSSVSSACGVCGRHVHLVQRHLADGRLYHRGCFRCKQCSNTLHSGAYRATGEPGVFICTSHHPEAASASPALPGLAPGQPRAIPMDSKPPGAPRKTQEASRQRDAGPKARPAAWEPKVGNSTAKGFLPAAADPPASSPQAHTESPAGPSFSAAPVGGKASTPVTKSSPTGWSSPAGSPRPATTPSALDPRPATPPGRAAPQAAALQTKVGSRPASPAPANSPAWTPSSSRTQQARERFFQKPGASPSPGPAGRVPAAANTPSRDGSREQALSILRKALPERREAGTHAPGRPSLATSPAPNSLPRTEGQGVSPAAKLSQSVSPQALSSAARTEPPAPLGVSSPSRASPPPQVGKKSLAVSSGAVRAGAGSRPKPEAPPAKGSSTSSQGGQEDGPAGWRARLKPVEKKSPTERALEQKEPQVLGEPWASDTTQVSRSSEGGVCITLTPVQVNRTPGRAGTGASLSAASPSPSPSRRRKLTVPASLDVSGNWLRPEPLEQEGPAQRWKEESAPPQGRPGRPLGLAGAPTSPGTSVTSPVRLHPDYVPQEEIQRQVQDIERQLDVLELRGVELEKRLRAAEGDDSEDALMVDWFRLIHEKQLLLRLESELMYKARDQRLEEQQLDIEGELRQLMAKPECLKSPQDRQREQDLLNQYVNTVNDRSNIVDFLDEDRLREQEEDEVLHNMIQKLDLQRRGSDQRKKPRFRLSSIWSPKSRSRTPE, from the exons ATGGCGGCCATCAAGGCGCTTCAGCAGTGGTGCCGGCAGCAGTGCGAGGGCTACCGGGACGTGAGCATCACCAACATGACCACGTCGTTCCGCGACGGCCTGGCCTTCTGCGCCATCCTGCACCGCCACCGGCCCGACCTCAT AAACTTCGATGCTCTCAGGAAGGAAAACATATTCGAGAACAACCAGCTG GCCTTCCGTGTGGCCGAGGAGCAGCTGGGTATCCCGGCCCTGCTGGACGCCGAGGACATGGTGGCCCTGAAGGTGCCCGACCGTCTGAGCATCCTGACCTACGTGTCGCAGTACTACAACTACTTCCACGGCCGCTCCCCCA TTGGAGGCATGGCTGGAGTGAAGAGGCGCCCGTCAGACTCCAGTGAGGACCCATCTGGGAAGAAGGCCTGGTCCCCGCCGGCCAGGCCCACGCCCACCCCGACCCGGGGGCAGCCGCTGTCTCCAGTCAGCACAAACCCCACTGTCCCACAGAAGGATGGGGGCACAGAGGGACCCCCGCTAAAGGCT ggcCAGGCCTCAGCGGTCAGCTCCGTGAGCAGCGCCTGCGGGGTCTGCGGCCGGCACGTGCACCTGGTGCAGCGGCACCTGGCAGACGGGCGGCTCTACCACCGGGGCTGCTTCAG GTGTAAGCAGTGCTCCAACACGCTGCACTCAGGGGCCTACAGGGCCACGGGGGAGCCCGGCGTCTTCATCTGCACCAGCCACCACCCTGAAGCCGCCTCTGCCAGCCCTGCATTGCCGGGCCTGGCCCCTGGGCAGCCCAGGGCCATCCCCATGGACTCCAAGCCCCCTGGCGCCCCAAGGAAGACCCAGGAGGCGAGCAGGCAGAGAGATGCAGGGCCAAAGGCCAGGCCGGCTGCCTGGGAGCCCAAGGTGGGCAACTCCACTGCCAAAGGGTTCCTTCCAGCTGCAGCTGACCCTCCGGCCTCCTCTCCCCAAGCTcacacagagagcccagctgGGCCCAGCTTCTCGGCGGCCCCTGTGGGTGGCAAAGCCAGCACTCCTGTGACCAAGAGCTCCCCGACAGGGTGGTCATCACCGGCAGGCAGCCCCCGTCCTGCCACAACCCCGAGTGCCCTGGACCCTCGCCCGGCCACACCTCCGGGCCGGGCAGCCCCTCAAGCGGCAGCCCTCCAGACCAAGGTCGGGTCAAGACCAGCGTCTCCAGCCCCTGCGAACTCCCCGGCCTGGACCCCGTCGTCCTCCAGGACGCAGCAGGCCCGGGAGAGGTTCTTCCAGAAGCCTGgagcctcccccagccctggcccggCCGGCAGGGTCCCAGCTGCAGCGAATACACCTTCCAGGGACGGCAGCAGGGAGCAGGCACTGAGCATCCTCCGGAAAGCCCTTCCAGAGCGCAGGGAGGCCGGCACTCATGCACCTGgcag GCCCTCCCTGGCCACCTCTCCTGCTCCGAACTCCCTTCCCAGAACTGAAGGGCAAGGAGTGAGTCCAGCCGCCAAGCTGTCACAGTCAGTATCTCCCCAGGCCCTCAGCTCCGCTGCGAGGACTGAGCCACCAGCCCCCCTGGGTGTCAGTAGCCCCTCCCGGGCATCCCCGCCACCCCAGGTGGGCAAGAAGAGCCTGGCTGTGTCCTCAGGGGCTGTCAGGGCAGGTGCTGGCTCCAGGCCGAAGCCGGAGGCCCCGCCGGCTAAGG gCTCGAGCACCAGCTCCCAGGGTGGCCAGGAGGACGGGCCGGCAGGATGGAGGGCCCGCCTGAAGCCTGTGGAGAAAAAGAGCCCCACTgagag GGCCCTGGAGCAGAAGGAGCCACAGGTCCTGGGAGAGCCCTGGGCGAGTGACACGACCCAGGTCTCCCGGAGCTCCGAGGGGGGTGTCTGCATCACCCTGACCCCAGTGCAGGTGAACAGGACACCGGGCCGGGCTGGCACCGGGGCCAGCCTCTCAG CCgcgtccccctccccctccccctcccgccgcAGGAAGCTGACAGTCCCTGCCAGCCTGGACGTTTCTGGCAACTGGCTTCGGCCGGAGCCCTTGGAGCAAGAAGGCCCTGCCCAGAGATGGAAGGAGGAGagtgcccctccccagggcagacCAG GGAGGCCCTTGGGCCTGGCTGGTGCCCCCACTTCACCTGGAACGTCAGTAACCTCCCCCGTCAGG ctgCACCCCGACTACGTGCCCCAGGAGGAGATCCAGAGGCAGGTGCAGGACATCGAGAGGCAGCTGGACGTCCTGGAGCTCAGGGGCGTGGAGCTGGAGAAGCGCCTGCGAGCGGCCGAGGGGG ATGACTCGGAGGATGCCCTCATGGTGGACTGGTTCCGGCTCATCCACGAGAAGCAGCTTCTGCTGAGGCTGGAGTCAGAGCTGATGTACAA GGCCAGGGACCAGCGCCTGGAGGAGCAGCAGCTGGACATCGAGGGGGAGCTCCGCCAGCTGATGGCCAAGCCAG AGTGTCTGAAGTCCCCCCAGGACCGGCAGCGGGAGCAGGATCTGCTGAACCAGTATGTGAACACAGTCAACGACCGCAGCAACATCGTCGACTTCCTGGATGAGGACCGGCTCAG ggagcaggaggaggacgaggtgCTGCACAACATGATCCAGAAGCTGG ACCTGCAGCGGAGGGGCAGCGACCAGAGGAAGAAGCCCAGGTTCCGCTTGTCCAGCATCTGGTCCCCAAAGAGCAGGAGCAGGACCCCCGAGTAG